Proteins from one Xenopus tropicalis strain Nigerian chromosome 1, UCB_Xtro_10.0, whole genome shotgun sequence genomic window:
- the hacd4 gene encoding very-long-chain (3R)-3-hydroxyacyl-CoA dehydratase 4 gives MSSNPKMKTYLSIYYLLQFCGHSWIFTNMTARFLFFGQDAFADTFYSIGLVMQGCQLLSVLELAHILLGVEQYSLLPTFFQVTERLIILFVVITSQEEVQSKYIVCALFFLWNLWDVIRYPYDMLAAVGIDYSALTRLKHTWWILAYPLSVLAEAYTVYESLPYFESRGTYSFKMESPVSLSFHFPYILTLYLIFQLVGMFYICSCQWWERKQYFRRKLKLKKT, from the exons ATGTCTAGCAA TCCCAAGATGAAGACCTATCTCTCCATCTATTATCTCTTACAATTTTGTGGCCACTCCTGGATCTTTACGAATATGACCGCAAGATTTCTATTCTTTGGACAAG ACGCTTTTGCGGATACATTCTATTCAATTGGCCTAGTAATGCAGGGTTGCCAGTTACTTTCTGTGTTGGAGCTGGCACATATACTCTTAGGGGTTGAACAGTACAGTTTATTACCAACATTTTTTCAG GTGACTGAGAGGCTTATCATCTTATTTGTTGTCATTACCAGTCAAGAAGAGGTGCAAAGCAAATACATTGTTTGTGCGCTGTTTTTCCTTTGGAACTTATGGGATGTCATTAG ataTCCATATGACATGCTGGCAGCAGTGGGTATAGATTATTCAGCTCTCACACGGCTGAAACACACATGGTGGATTCTAGCCTATCCATTATCTGTCTTGGCGGAAG CATATACAGTTTATGAGTCGCTTCCTTACTTTGAATCTCGTGGCACATACTCTTTTAAGATGGAATCACCAGTTTCACTGTCGTTCCATTTTCCATATATTTTAACACTGTATCTAATTTTCCAGCTGGTTG GAATGTTCTATATATGCAGCTGTCAATGGTGGGAAAGAAAACAGTATTTCCGACGCAAACTGAAACTAAAAAAGACCTAA